Genomic segment of Streptomyces longhuiensis:
CGCCGAAGAGGCCCCTTCCGAGGAGATCCAGGCGCAGCGCCGCCGAGAGCTCGCGCTCCTGGCCTGGCCGGAGGCCGCCGGCACGACGCCCGAGCAGCGCGAGGCGCTGGAGCTGGCCGTACGGCATCAGCTGTCGCCCCGAGAAGTCGCCGCCGCACTGGGTACGGACCCGGGGCTCACCCGGGAACTGCTCGCCTCCGCCGCCTGCGAGGTGGAACGCACCCGCGCCGCTCTCGCCGTGGTGGAGACGGGCACCTGCCCGAGCGTCGCCCGCCTCACCGGAGACAACCAGCTGCTGCTGAGCTCCGCCCTGCGCCGCGAACTGGTCCGGCACGTCGACGACTGCCCCCGCTGCCGCCGCACCGCCGAGCGCGCCGCCCCCGGCGCCTGGCCCGGCACGGCGGTCACCCCGGCCGCCCTGCCCCTCGCGACGGCCCCGCGCGCGGCCCTGCACCGGGCGATGGCCCACGCCGACCGCCCCCAGCGAGGCGAGGCCCCCCGCTTCGACCGGCGTGGCTTCCCGATGGACCCCAAGGACAGGGCGGCCCGCCGGGACCGGCTACGCGCGCGTGCCGTCACGACGACGGTCGTCGCCACCGTCGTGGCCGCCCCGGTGCTGGCGCTGTGGGCGGCGTACCGGGGGGCGCCGCAGACGGGCGAGGGTCAGGACGGGCGCTCGATCAGCGCGAGCGAGGCCGGCGACCCGGGCGGGCTCGACGGCAACCGCGCGGACGGCGCCTACGAGAACGCGGGCAACGCGCGCACGACCCCCGACCCGCGTTTCACCGCGGGCAGCCGCTCCCCGGACGTCTCCGTGGAGGTCATCAGCCCCGGCGGGCCCTCGCGCTCCGGCCCGGGCCGGCTCACCGTGGAGGCGCAGCCGAGCGGCTCCGCGACCCTCATCACGCTGACGG
This window contains:
- a CDS encoding BACON domain-containing protein; the encoded protein is MTSRPETPTQTTGAHRAHRDGPGRPAPRAVPARPTSRYEPYLDGLFTYCLSVLCDHDDAVAALGNALALAERRGSRGPETESDRKAWLYALARWSCLRALAEAKRRRQGTHSGRAHPEAPHAEEAPSEEIQAQRRRELALLAWPEAAGTTPEQREALELAVRHQLSPREVAAALGTDPGLTRELLASAACEVERTRAALAVVETGTCPSVARLTGDNQLLLSSALRRELVRHVDDCPRCRRTAERAAPGAWPGTAVTPAALPLATAPRAALHRAMAHADRPQRGEAPRFDRRGFPMDPKDRAARRDRLRARAVTTTVVATVVAAPVLALWAAYRGAPQTGEGQDGRSISASEAGDPGGLDGNRADGAYENAGNARTTPDPRFTAGSRSPDVSVEVISPGGPSRSGPGRLTVEAQPSGSATLITLTASGSSPVHWSAHTGASWLYLTSTSGTLRPGESFTIRVYVDHDREPAGHWSARIGIDPSGAVISMEGHGSSGPSQPGTSDPGPDPSNTGNPGPRPSDPTPSDPGPSDPDPTPSGQSPTPSDPSPSPSAPTDSSPPPGDGGGASPSGG